The nucleotide window TCTCCAGAAAATTTGTGAGGTTCGAGTGGTCAGGCAACCTATACGAATTCCTCTGTCTTTGTTTTGGCTTGGCTCCAGCTCCACGGATTTTTACGAAGTTATTGAAAATTCCCATGGCAGTCCTTCGTCGTTTAATGATAAGAATTGTAATTTACTTAGACGACATGTTAATTTTGGGACGGTCCAGAGAGGAGGTCCTTATGGCACGAGACACATTGATTTTTCTGTTACAAAATCTgggctttttaataaatttgaaaaagtctgTCTTGGAGCCAACCCAGAAAATAGAGTTCTTGGGAATGTCTGTGGATTCAGTAACCATGTCTCTTTATCTAACAAGGGAGAAAGTTACCAAAATACAGACGCAGTGCTTGAGTTTGTACAAGACAAGAAAAGCCACTATTCTGGAGCTAACTCAATTAATAGGGGTTCTGTCTTCCACCATACAAGCAGTTCTTCCGGCTCGTCTAGAGTTTCGTTTTCTACAACAGCAACAAATTCAAAGTCTAAAAGTATCGAAATCTTATGCCaccctagtgcatttaaaaagGGAATCTCTGGAAGAACTTCTATGGTGGGTGAACAATCTAAAATTGTACAATGGGCGTTCCCTTATGCAACCTCAAGCACAAAGTTTGTTACAGACAGATGCTTCCCTAAAAGGTTGGGGAGCAGTTTGTCAAGAGACCAGGACAGGAGGCATGTGGTCCCAGACGGAACAGATTCTTCATATAAATGTTTTGGAATTGCTTGCAATCAAATTAGCACTTCTGTCTTTTCACAAAATGAAACAATTTGCATCAGTTCACATTCAGACAGACAACATGACAGCTTTGTCTTACCTTCTCAAAATGGGaggaacaaaaaatttaactaTGATAAAAATAGCCAAGGAAATTTGGGCTTTCCTATTACTCCACAAGATCACGATTACTGCAGAGTACCTCCCAGGTTGTCTAAATATCAAGGCGGACTGGGAGTCTCGACATACCCAGGACTCAGCAGAATGGAAGCTTTGTCCTGTGGTTTTCAAAACAATTTGTCAGAGAATAGGATATCCCAAATTGGATCTGTTTGCCTCCCGTCTATCACATCAACTTCCAATGTATTATTCTTGGAAGCTGGACCCTCACAGTCTGGGTACAGATGCATTTCACCAAAAGTGGAATCAAAAGTGTCTTTATGCATTTCCTCCTTTTGCTCTGATCCACAGAGTTCTAAAAAAAGTAGAAGAGGAACAGGTTCATTTTCTGATTTTGATCACACCAACATGGCAGTCACAAACATGGTATCCCGAAGTGTTACGTCTGTCAGTGAGAAATCCCTTTCTTCTTCCTATGCAGAGAAATCTTTTACAAAATCCAAAAATGGAAAACCACCCCATGGTAGTGACAGGGGCTCTACGGTTAGCTGCTTGGATAGTTTCAGGGGAAAACTCCTTGAGGAAGGAATTTCACCAGAGGCTTCCAATCTTATCATTGCTTCCAGAAGAAAGGGTACTAATGCAAATTATTCATCGTCCTGGAATAAGTGGGCTAGCTGGTGTGGTCAAAAACAGGTTGATCCATTTCAATGCCctataaattttgtaataaattatttaGGGGAGTTATTCAAAAAGGGTTATGAATATAGAACTATTTGTTCCCATAGATCAGCCATTTCAGCCTTTCACGATAAGATTCAAGGAAGGCCTATAGGAGAACACCCTAAAGTTATTTCTCTTATATCaggtgtttttaatgaaaagcctCCTCAACCAAAGCACACTTTTATTTGGGATGTTCAGGTGGTCATAGATtacattaaacaaaaatttaaagataacaGACAAATATCTATAAGATCTTTGTCTTTAAAACTTACAATGCTGTTAGCTTTAACTTCAGCTTCTAGGGTGTTGGGTATTCATAATCTGGATATAAAATTTATGACTAAGACTAATGATCAATATACGTTTACTTTTAATAAACTCCATAAGTCGTGGAGACAAGGACAACCAAATCCATCTATTGTTTTTGTCAGTTATCCAGAAGATGAAGACCTTTGTGTGTTTAATGCATTGACCGTTTATTTAGAACGCACCAGTGAATGGAGGAATGCAAGTGGTGCTTCACAGTTATTAATTAGTACTATTAGTCCTCATAAGGGTGTGGTCAGCTCTACAATAGCTGGCTGGATTAAAACCGTGCTAAAGGAGGCAGGGATTGATACTACTAAGTTTTCTGCCCATTCTACCAGATCAGCTTCAACATCAAAAGCAGAACTATCAGGACTCTCTGTAAAGGATATTCTAGAGAGAGGGTCATGGTCTAAGGAATCCACATGGCAACGTTTTTATAGAAAGGAAATTTGTTCTAATGCCAAATACAAAAACTTTCAGAATTCTGTTTTTAAGAGGGGCCAAAACGCTACGAACTGAGGAAGGAGGTCCGGGCTCCACTAGCTTTGTGTAGTGGAGCCGGTTGGGTTGTAAGAATCCAGTATTAGATCGATTgagattttatgaaataaaattgaagaatTACGTAAGGGCGCGAAGCGCCCGCAATGTAATTCGGATTTTATGAATAAAATCGAAAGAAGATCTAATACTGCCCACCCACCCACGCCTTAACATAAATGGTTTCATGTTTCATTTTAGATACACGTAACAACAATTTTCATAACTACAATCCCAACTACAAGGCTCGACGTGCAACACATTGGCGTAGATAAATAATGGACGCGTCACTTTATGTATATAGTTTAGAGTCATTTTGTGAATATTTTCTACAACCTTAATAGGTTatggttgttttttgttttgttttaacccGTTATTCCTACATAAAGTCTGTGAGCAAATGTTCAAATCAATAGGAACTAGCGCTACCTATGTTTGTACATGTAAAgacatttgttttaaatttcacGGTCACACGGCCGTTTGCTGCATGCGGAAACTGCGTGTGTTCTGCGTTGCAACGCATTGAGCTTCCATGTAGATCGCCGATTAGGTTGTAAGAATCCAGTATTAGATCTTCTTTCGATTTTATTCATAAAATCCGAATTACATTGCGGGCGCTTCGCGCCCTTACGTAATTCTtcaatttaaagctttgtaatattgtctcgtttaatatgcttaaatgtcactgcagcccacgtgaatttatcttcaagaaaaggtttgtttttctttgtccaagttgtttcgaaacttgttaacagtaagtagaaggattacttatattttatatgaaattaaactcagaacggtttatggcgttgatccaaaggccgcaatttataaatgcatcacaatttaaagtcaatcaagaacagaacattccctgtatggccatgactaaaactgcttgcattttgttggtcttcccttgccgatggtctggcttgtcgtaatagctttaatgatgtagctagggagctaaatacttatttttaaattcttgcattttataagttaatagtcgtaaaactactctcacttgtactacagctatcaaactagaactgcacaaaatagtgctttcattagagtcccttttttcagaagcaacaaaaaacttttatcctgccctgtgtaattttatcaacgagggtgctgataagccacatacaccgtaaaaagtataggcgttttgggtgagtaaaataacttctaaaggaacctttgtgaggctgctatcatgtattcttgcggtcagaatgttctccttcgttgctatccgatggagaacaaagtggacttttcacggtcaaaccttcaaagtagcaaccttacttaaacagaatttacaagtaaaacgtcgttaaaatgtcgcaaaatggcaaaaattaagcagtatctaaaacatattaaagatttgactaaaaaaaaagaattccttgaaaaatccagtattgtatatatgaagatttcaccacaaaaacattaattacggcatttgtaccccatttcataatggctgcccgtgattggttgacacgaatccgaccgcaagaatatatataaaaagatatttgttgaatcatgaaaaaatattgttgttcattgcacggaacagtcaagttgaactgataaattaaccaataacataacatagttagcccttgcagtacaactagacgctacccacagtatgttacaggtttctttgttttcttccctttttcatgttttttcttgaaattataaatgatgttgatttatcaaatctgacaaatttattaattgagtgtctacccttttttgtatcaatttgttgaattcaattcgaaaacaatgaccaatcaatttcctcgataataaacaatcaaatttgtaaaattcaataaatcgatttcaacaaaataagtcctgtattgtccacaggtttgaaaatcttgtatcgcctgcttaatattatacttgtttaacaatgatatcaaagccagcttgactaaatttatatatatatttttatttatatagtataccttttgtgtatcacgtggcattgatttgtatctttttaataaattctaactttaaatcagataagtagacaataattaaacaacctagtattaattcagttctggtaaaattgtattcttctttctcaattttaaatatactttctttttcagatcatttgttatcaaaccatgcaccatcagcagtttcgaaaaatcttcaacgagagaaatgtttaaggattttattggtaacttaacagagtaataattcattgaaattgaaattgttcagaagttattatatatatttcgaatcgtgaagttcatacatagcaatcctgcatcctggaattttcgagatcagttataaaaaaatccagttaaagttttaactattgttttagaatatatactatatatatgtaaaaaaaaaattattttttatttatcaagttgtattttacgttaattacaataataattgagaattaggatacttatgatgtgtttatataccccattgttctccgttttaaagtctacttcaaatttcagaatcttttaggctaatgacggaaatcttcaagtcgcagggctttttatttaaaaattttcccatgggcaataagcttattcacaagcctctatgcaattccgtactgcatttctatcatatattcgtcatatttggcggaaaatgtttcagcagaatagctttcagacacaatttgttattacaacactgcagtttttatagatttcaaacgtccaccattttccattttaattttaaatcccgttctaaatttgaatgtttgaaatcgttattagtaattcggggcgcattagtggtaactatggctagtaatagccgtcgtctgtgtctccgcgaaagccgcgtcccgtagcggaaacacgaaattttaaaagtgcgcaccaataccaaatgcgatatatttttgtccactttgttgcaacgggttaatttaaaggacgggtgaaccggtggatttttccacgggttaacgactagtctctttaataatagccgtattttgtctgtctgtccgcgatagGCGAGTCCCCtggcggaaacacgaaatgcgatatataaaggacgggagaccccgttgatttttccacgggtaacggctagtattataaaaaacttagttagttagttagttttcTTTGTCTTTGTCTTGCTATTCTCCTAGTTTTCAGAATCATTATCGCAAAATATTTCTATTGTTATTATCAACTTCTTAGCATGCGCAACATGTGGCAATGTTAATTTTATAACAAACTTTAGCAGAAACACTCTTTCATAATAAAAATTAGTcgtacaaaaaaataatgaccTGAAGATAAATCGTGCGTGATCGTGCGCtttgattaaaaaattaaaaaaatgtcttgCATGACTGTTGATGTACCCTCCTCCTCAATGCTTTTTCCCTTTTTGATGTGCCGtattctctcatatcaaaaaggcaaaaaaaaccctgggggCGAGGATGCCTGTTGATTTACTCATTGGGAACTCTCCCATGGCCGCTTGACCTGAAAGTAATTGATACAGCGACTGTTGTGCTTAATGTTGTGAGTCTGACTATGTATCTCACAtcaaaactgtaaaaaaagaagaaagaatacCAGCGATTTCAAACATATGCAAATTGCGTTCGCATATGAATAACAAATAACAAAACCGGGACGGGTACAGCAAGGAGTCAGATTTCCCAgcttttttcgcttttttcgCCACATACCGTATTTAGTCTATTATTTTCACATCTCCACTTGCCTAACCTTTCTCAAGTATCATCTAGGGACAGAATAAACAACAATAGTGTAGTAGCAATGGCATATCTATCGTTTTAGATATCTTTCGTTTTTGATTGCTAAAAGTTACTCAGGATTTAATTGATAATACAAAAATTCGTTACAATAATATACTCAGGCGTGGTCCTAGCGAAGGCTTCACCCTTTTTCTAGCGGGTTGGCCTTGTGCCCTAGATGAAAACCTGTCTCACCCCTGCTCTAAAATGGGAGGGCTGATACAGTTTTTTGACAGGACGAAAACCGTGGGTTGCTCACACAGTGTcacaaataaatttaataactatttaatacacctttcctgagacttattcttttgatgtgccgcaactCTTTTTCTattgagttttatgaaaaacggacaacagatttgaattccttatcaaaaatgtcataaacaaagaaaatttagaaacaatgcagcaagtaaacaacctgctattctaatttaaagatttgtggcatgtccaacctctttttaaaaacgaggcaggacatggtaacttgagcattaagaagactttaacaGTGAgatatatctcctcaaaatagcactttctgttggcgtatcaagtacttttacacataaattaaacaaactatgctgaattcaaatatggtattcatattttacgaaaaaagtatgactcatggtctcgggaaaggtgtatttaaATATACATTTATATCTTGAAGTGTCTTTCTTCCTCCCAGTTTATTTTGCAATGTtatcaggggcggatctaggatttttttctggttaggcaaaatttcatagattttttggcaaagtaatgtcaagggttgtggtgttgtacgaggtaaatcggccgttttgtgtttttgctgtaaaaggaactaaaattttcccaaaagtaaggtttttagttattaagaatccttctagattagaaacgaaagtttctttatagccaaacaaataacagtaacccccgtagttttaccactttatccttgttaaaacatgcggatggaaaatgcgtctggttagcaaattcgatttgaaacagggttagcgtttccataatttctttgaatcacatattggtattaagtatcttagcatcttttttcgttttgcgcacataatacgagtacaagtaataagttggggatttgcttcatttcaaaacatgcaataagtctaataactaacaatacaacaaaaaattacattacaagacaattttaggaatagatagtcaacagtagtgcaacgtagaaatattgtttggaaaattatagtctgtggtaacaacctgcaaatgcacaaagaaaaccagcatataaaagaatgaaagatttccagttaaacttacagtgtaagatcgcaacatataataaacgtgtacaaaaagtatatagtaatcacctcttcatgaagttaatacagtttagcattagggttactggtgtagttttgcaccaatttctattaagcattaattttaatgctatgaaattcccacaagagaaaggcagtttattaagccagaaaagagttagaaattagaaaaataacatcaaaacatttaagatgtctcatattatttacccttacatgtccctgtcaactatgtttaaaaaatattttaatactgtaaaatctttaagaaagttttagtaactataagccaattatgaagattctcatataaaaagcaacatatatacaaatcctactcatatccataagttgacatgacattttgttagtttacagtctgtaacagaacgttttttaacatgcaattcttgtttcgatctgtatatgttttacgtgaaaatcatttctatgatttacttgaatattcacaagttattttgattgatttttttcaccaactttgtggattataccagatatatatccattgtttacagttttccaatattataaggattcagaacaaatcttctgtgttatttacttgaatattcatcataggtaccagggtgacatcaaaatacaagttattttgattgatttttttcaccttcttagttcctcttatgaaacacaactttgtggattataccagatatatatccattgtttacagttttccaatattataaggattaacaaatctgtgttcttttaattgatggtgattttcattgtcagaagaatattcatcttaggtaccagggtgacatcaaaatatcttatcctaaaacaaaattatatcaatgtattgctcagcaagatgagaataagaaatattataaaacaaacttggactattcttagattaggtattgcttcattcttttgtttttagcaatattattacaattaaaagtaacatgggaaagtcaaagagatcttctcgtgttcttaaaagttttaaaatgagcagtgggatgttgcatataaaatgcactgtttaaaagttcccacaaagtcaaagttcttagggacaatcacaataaaaaagtatatgctaagcgtataaatttggcggtgggacgaggtagaatcctttgacgtttaattatatctcatactgtatacatcgatttcttagagaacagaaagaattaataacttttagtgtctacctgcttagcagggacacatggatgagtgcttatggtttcaaggactgacaacattcaaagattaccttttctgatttgatgtttaggggagggaaaggggatctgcagatctattaacatttagcttggacttttgcgttcatgaaagagctgtcccttagttatcttacaagaatgtattctctcccaaacagaaacaaagatacacagttgcataaacggctacacgaagcctacacgaagccagtgacccttaagacgttaaagaaaaaaaactaacaatattccaactaatacacatacaggtagctagtaatactctataccgaatttaacatacacatcaaaacatctttcgaccgccaagacagtgtttacataaattgcctcCGTTAGCTATCTCGTTTGGCATTgggcttttatgtttttaaacaatgcatttgatcaaggccaagttaaaaccttttgttttgataagaaaaagatttaaattacacgttttgtaagaacatctggtggtttaccacttttaagaatagttcttgacacaaaagtgcctaaaattcaggagcagctaaaactaaaatatttcaagtattactgaatttattgtctcttgcagaggaagataaaggtttggtttgagacaacaacacggcacacgtggccaaaatacttctctccagcatttccaatcctttcaatatctgaaaaggtttccaaattcaaaacttctttatttaacttaggtggcatacaattgctttaatattctagacatttgaagtgctccctgcaattggacctgatccaggtaaaccatgttgaaaaagaaacatccactccatgtaaccgtacccgtggtcgttttaggcgtttaaactttaaaacccacggacgttttaggcgttttttcttcacattccagaatttcattcattggaacttggaaacccgcggacgttttaggcgttttttcttccatctgtgattttcattcattcggaactttaaaacccgcggacgttttaggcgaatagacattttgcctaagatcgccccgggtttgcttatttgagtaaaataaaacacgcacgccgcgcatcgtcttagtcgaaatcggcggatgccaaaaataaattgataaaaataatttagttttttttatagattattctatctatagagaattttttttctagttcacaaaactaggcttaggcaattgcctaggctgcctaaccctagatccgcccctggttATTTTAATTGGCGTCAGTTCCAATTTTAATAGTGTTCATGCTTCGAGGCTCGTTACTGCGTGCTGATACGACTTTAGTTGCTCTCTTGATGACAGTAAAGTATAATCTTTTCAATTTGGTCCCATGGCGATTTGATGG belongs to Hydractinia symbiolongicarpus strain clone_291-10 chromosome 1, HSymV2.1, whole genome shotgun sequence and includes:
- the LOC130646667 gene encoding uncharacterized protein LOC130646667; this encodes MESTSYAASISVDQEGDSDTSRTSVVDDTIAYDTPHGKRKAADQLESDQYKRFKITREEDIHKWSLPNDLASYANDASEEFIPEKELKEQVLLEAPRPVNLDPIKVLDEALSNNLKKDHPQSLEMDRVLKKVQEKVGDIMGPLSKVWMMVEQVRTAGDEENLPPPEEVASAVEKTVTMVGQCINILTYERRKNILSATANLSAAQASTTLKEKASLLQLHDDELFGKKYREHMADLNKTIKQDVMVTAEKISTSNRRWPKKQPFLGGPSHSKKNGGGHSSYKPRQPYYKGIYFSTTRKGSFSQQSKVATTSTNRKLGELGGSYSSSPCHKKSVLRVADPNCTLSRTPKTFSSCLEKVNTGQRYPVSHTRVQNTPYFEANTGNNTSFSCSKSNRQKVNRWGSGRHVEKRSHFESSSHRGAVSKQSVFSKKERWRKSTSNKPQAFKQICSLRTLQNGGFALTEIPIKQRRLDVQVGSERCLFQCSTAQFLQKICEVRVVRQPIRIPLSLFWLGSSSTDFYEVIENSHGSPSSFNDKNCNLLRRHVNFGTVQRGGPYGTRHIDFSVTKSGLFNKFEKVCLGANPENRVLGNVCGFSNHVSLSNKGESYQNTDAVLEFVQDKKSHYSGANSINRGSVFHHTSSSSGSSRVSFSTTATNSKSKSIEILCHPSAFKKGISGRTSMVGEQSKIVQWAFPYATSSTKFVTDRCFPKRLGSSLSRDQDRRHVVPDGTDSSYKCFGIACNQISTSVFSQNETICISSHSDRQHDSFVLPSQNGRNKKFNYDKNSQGNLGFPITPQDHDYCRVPPRLSKYQGGLGVSTYPGLSRMEALSCGFQNNLSENRISQIGSVCLPSITSTSNVLFLEAGPSQSGYRCISPKVESKVSLCISSFCSDPQSSKKSRRGTGSFSDFDHTNMAVTNMVSRSVTSVSEKSLSSSYAEKSFTKSKNGKPPHGSDRGSTVSCLDSFRGKLLEEGISPEASNLIIASRRKGTNANYSSSWNKWASWCGQKQVDPFQCPINFVINYLGELFKKGYEYRTICSHRSAISAFHDKIQGRPIGEHPKVISLISGVFNEKPPQPKHTFIWDVQVVIDYIKQKFKDNRQISIRSLSLKLTMLLALTSASRVLGIHNLDIKFMTKTNDQYTFTFNKLHKSWRQGQPNPSIVFVSYPEDEDLCVFNALTVYLERTSEWRNASGASQLLISTISPHKGVVSSTIAGWIKTVLKEAGIDTTKFSAHSTRSASTSKAELSGLSVKDILERGSWSKESTWQRFYRKEICSNAKYKNFQNSVFKRGQNATN